One window of Oncorhynchus masou masou isolate Uvic2021 chromosome 28, UVic_Omas_1.1, whole genome shotgun sequence genomic DNA carries:
- the nup155 gene encoding nuclear pore complex protein Nup155 isoform X1, with protein MPSTLGPSSPAAALAEALESSGRLIDRHLQDDRCFPDLSELLNVPSHNMPSLSGGSDMDYPLQGPGLISVPNLPELSAVRRVPLPPELVEQFSHMQCNCMMGVFPEICRAWLTIDNDIFMWNYEDGGDVAYFDGLSETILSVGLVKPKAGIFQPHIHFLLVLATPVDVVILGLSFPKAQAGLNDSMSGGMQLLPDPLYSIPTDNTYLLAITSTDLGRIFLAGKDGCLYEVAYQAEAGWFSQRCKKINHSKSSLSFLVPSLLQFSFSEDDPVVQIAIDNSRNTLFTRSEKGVLQVYDLGVDGQGMSRVAAMSQSSIVAAAGNVARTIDRSVFKPIIQISVIDRSESSDCHLLAVTHAGVRLYFSTAPFAPPHAKQPGARPCLLALVHVRLPPGFSASSTLQKPAKVHKALHSKGVLLMAASETEDSDILWCINHDSFPFKKPLMEAQMMSNVDGHSWALCAIKEEKAPKISTPLNKDQVPLTDSPVVVQQHNVPPQKFVLLSAKGSHIFHKLRPVDQLRHLLVSGTGGESEEVERFFKLHREEQACATALIVACSSAACDREVSQWATRAFFRYGGEAQMRFPSAHSAPSNVGALFGSPVPGSPMPVGSSPMPNPSFLATPVPGMMPQSVSTPYIPATPMPSAPITGMSSGPEVVFSGKHNGISVYFARIMGNIWDGSLAVEKTISKGNQAVSILESTASSSDLESVLLELRGLKDFLDKNSQFSPSSLGAASFSSPANLQQRLLGFMRPDGGASSQQVQQELQRKYHTEAQAYEKMSLQGIQQLVHRSCQTLALWKLLCDHQFSLIISELPMEFQDQMKGASFKDVVIRGRELTGALITALINVYIKDSASVDAISNHLRDICPLLYSSDDSVCSKANELLQGSRQIQTKIDKERTLRESLQLYQLISQHTDLPLVCSQYRQVRFYEGVLELCLTAADKKDPQRLGPHFYKNGEPEEDQAGALAFQERLSCYKCITDTMQELVNQSKAAPQSPSVPKQPGPPVMTSDPNMLSNEDATAHFEQVIGLAQRSQDELFHIALYNWLIQADLTDKLLEVNSPYLEEHLMHMIKQDQSKVRNMDLLWRYYEKSRSFGKAAHVLARLADMHSTEISLKQRLEYISRAILSAKSSSCISTQGAEGEFLHELEEKMEVVRIQVQIQETLSRRYSQHPSVQGAMSQLDSELMDITKLYGEFADHFRLSECKLAIIHCAGHSDPILVHSLWQEIMEKELGDSVAMSPADRMRALSLKLVSLGKIYAGTPRYFPLEFLVKFLEQEVCHLNWDVGFVTFTMQEIGVQLPRLLEVYDQLFKTRDPCWQRLKKPLHLVECIHVLLSGYVEDPSRVPTYDRRRFTNVCLDNICGYLVELQSLSPNSTLRLTIGNFKALQAKLEKVH; from the exons ATGCCGTCCACCTTGGGACCCAGCAGTCCTGCTGCTGCCCTTGCGGAAGCGCTGGAGAGCTCTGGCCGGCTCATAGACAGACACCTCCAGGATGACCGCTGCTTCCCTGACCTCTCAGAGCTTCTTAATGTCCCCTCACACA ACATGCCATCTTTGTCTGGGGGGTCGGACATGGACTACCCTCTTCAGGGACCTGGGCTGATCAGCGTACCAAACCTTCCTGAGCTCAGTGCAGTCCGAAGGGTTCCCCTACCCCCTGAGCTGGTGGAGCAATTCAGCC ATATGCAGTGCAATTGTATGATGGGAGTTTTTCCTGAAATCTGTCGAGCATGGCTCACCATTGACAACGATATCTTCATGTGGAATTATGAGGATGG GGGGGACGTTGCATATTTTGACGGACTCAGTGAAACCATCCTGTCCGTGGGGCTAGTCAAACCTAAAGCAG GGATTTTCCAGCCACACATCCACTTCCTGTTGGTCCTTGCCACTCCTGTGGATGTAGTGATCCTGGGGCTCAGCTTCCCTAAAGCTCAGGCAG GGTTGAATGACAGCATGTCTGGAGGGATGCAGTTACTACCAGACCCGCTGTACTCCATCCCCACAGACAACACCTACCTCCTGGCCATCACCTCCACCGACCTGGGCCGCATCTTCCTGGCAGGGAAAGATGGCTGCCTGTATGAGGTAGCCTACCAGGCCGAGGCAGGCTGGTTCAGCCAACGCTGTAAGAAGATTAACCACTCCAAAAGCAGCCTGTCCTTCCTAGTCCCCTCTCTGCTCCAGTTCTCCTTCTCTGAGGACG ACCCGGTAGTGCAGATTGCCATTGACAACTCCCGTAACACACTCTTCACCCGCTCAGAGAAGGGGGTTCTACAG GTGTATGATCTGGGTGTAGATGGGCAGGGTATGAGCCGTGTGGCGGCCATGTCACAGAGTTCCATCGTGGCTGCAGCAGGAAACGTTGCCAG GACCATAGATCGCTCTGTGTTTAAACCCATCATTCAGATCTCTGTGATAGACAGATCGGAGTCGTCCGACTGCCACCTGCTGGCTGTCACTCATGCAG GAGTGCGTCTCTACTTCAGCACCGCTCCCTTTGCCCCACCACATGCCAAGCAGCCAGGGGCACGCCCTTGTCTGCTTGCTCTGGTCCATGTCCGCCTGCCTCCAGGCTTCTCTGCGTCCTCCACCCTGCAGAAGCCTGCCAAGGTCCACAAGGCTCTGCACAGCAAAG GAGTTCTCCTGATGGCAGCGTCTGAGACTGAGGACAGTGACATCCTGTGGTGCATCAACCACGACTCCTTCCCCTTTAAGAAACCCCTGATGGAGGCTCAG ATGATGTCCAACGTAGATGGCCACTCCTGGGCGCTTTGTGCCATCAAGGAGGAGAAGGCACCTAAAATCTCTACCCCCCTGAATAAGGATCAAGTTCCCCTCACTGACTCTCCTGTCGTGGTGCAGCAACACAATGTCCCTCCGCAGAAATTTGTCCTTCTCTCTGCCAAG GGAAGTCACATCTTCCACAAGTTGCGGCCGGTGGACCAGCTGCGCCACCTACTGGTGAGCGGTACTGGTGGAGAGAGTGAAGAAGTCGAACGCTTCTTCAAACTGCACAGG GAGGAGCAGGCGTGTGCCACTGCTCTGATAGTAGCCTGTTCCAGTGCTGCCTGCGACAGAGAAGTGTCTCAGTGGGCAACCAGAGCCTTCTTTCGGTATGGAGGAGAGGCTCAGATGAGGTTCCCCTCGGCTCATTCTGCTCCTAGCAACGTCGGCGCTCTGTTCGGCTCTCCTGTACCAG GGTCCCCTATGCCGGTTGGTAGCAGTCCAATGCCTAACCCTAGTTTCTTAGCAACGCCTGTTCCAG GTATGATGCCCCAGAGTGTGTCTACGCCCTATATACCAGCCACGCCCATGCCCTCCGCCCCTATCACTGGCATGTCTTCTGGGCCAGAGGTGGTCTTCTCAGGGAAACACAATGGCATCAGTGTCTACTTCGCACGCATAATGGG TAATATCTGGGACGGGAGTCTTGCTGTTGAGAAGACCATCAGTAAAGGAAATCAGGCTGTCAGTATT ttGGAGAGCACAGCCAGCTCATCTGATCTGGAGTCAGTTCTTCTGGAGCTCCGTGGTCTGAAGGACTTCCTGGATAAGAACTCCCAGTTCAGCCCCTCGTCTCTGGGGGCAGCCAG TTTCAGCTCTCCAGCCAATCTGCAGCAGCGTCTGCTGGGCTTCATGCGGCCTGATGGAGGAGCCAGTTCTCAGCAGGTCCAGCAGGAACTCCAGAGGAAGTACCACA CCGAGGCTCAGGCCTATGAGAAGATGTCCCTGCAGGGTATCCAGCAGCTGGTGCATCGCTCCTGTCAGACCCTGGCACTGTGGAAGCTGCTGTGTGACCACCAGTTTAGCCTCATCATCTCTGAACTACCCATG GAGTTCCAGGACCAGATGAAGGGGGCGAGTTTTAAGGACGTGGTGATCCGGGGTCGAGAGCTGACCGGAGCTCTGATCACAGCCCTCATCAACGTCTACATCAAAGACTCCGCCTCTGTCGATGCCATCAGCAACCACCTTAGAGACATCTGTCCTTTGCTGTACAGCAGCGACGACAGCGTCTGCTCAAAG gCTAATGAGTTGCTGCAGGGCTCCAGACAGATCCAGACTAAGATCGATAAGGAGAGAACACTTAGAGAGTCACTACAACTCTACCAGTTGATCAGCCAACACACAGACCTGCCACTGGTCTGCTCCCAGTACAGACAGG tgcgTTTTTATGAGGGGGTGCTTGAGCTGTGCCTGACTGCAGCGGATAAGAAGGATCCTCAGAGGCTGGGACCTCACTTCTATAAGAACGGAGAACCAGAGGAGGACCAGGCTGGAGCACTGGCCTTCCAGGAGAG GTTGTCATGTTATAAGTGCATCACAGACACCATGCAGGAGCTGGTGAACCAGAGTAAAGCGGCTCCTCAGTCTCCCAGTGTCCCTAAGCAGCCAGGACCCCCTGTTATGACCTCTGACCCCAACATGCTGAGTAATGAGGATGCCACCGCCCAC TTTGAGCAGGTCATTGGTCTGGCCCAGAGGTCACAGGATGAACTCTTCCACATAGCCCTCTACAACTGGCTGATACAGGCTGACCTCACCGACAAGCTTCTAGAG gTGAACTCTCCATACCTGGAGGAACACCTGATGCACATGATCAAGCAGGACCAGAGTAAGGTGCGGAACATGGACCTGCTGTGGCGGTACTATGAGAAGAGCCGTAGCTTTGGCAAGGCAGCTCACGTCCTGGCCAGGCTCGCTGACATGCACAG tACTGAGATCTCCCTGAAGCAGAGGCTGGAGTACATCTCCAGGGCCATCCTGTCAGCCAAGAGCTCCTCCTGCATCTCTACTCAAGGAGCTGAAGGGGAGTTCCTGCATGAGCTGGAGGAGAAGATGGAG GTGGTGCGTATTCAGGTCCAGATCCAGGAGACTCTGAGCAGACGTTACTCCCAGCATCCCTCTGTACAGGGAGCCATGTCACAACTGGATTCCGAGCTTATGGACATCACCAAG ctgtatggagagttTGCAGATCACTTCCGGTTGTCTGAATGCAAACTGGCCATCATCCACTGTGCTGGTCACTCTGACCCCATCCTGGTGCACTCTCTGTGGCAGGAGATCATGGAGAAAG AGCTGGGTGACAGTGTGGCCATGAGTCCAGCTGACAGGATGAGAGCTCTGAGTCTCAAACTGGTGTCTCTGGGGAAAATCTACGCAGGAACACCCAGATACTTTCCACTAG AATTCCTGGTGAAGTTTTTGGAGCAGGAGGTGTGTCATCTGAATTGGGACGTGGGCTTTGTCACCTTCACCATGCAGGAGATAGGAGTACAGCTCCCCCGTCTGCTGGAGGTCTACGACCAACTCTTCAAGACACGG GATCCGTGTTGGCAGCGTCTGAAGAAACCTCTCCACCTAGTAGAGTGTATACATGTGCTGCTGTCAGGATACGTAGAGGACCCCAGCAGAGTACCAACATATGACCG ACGGCGGTTCACTAATGTGTGTCTGGATAACATCTGTGGTTACCTGGTGGAGCTGCAGTCCCTGAGTCCTAACTCTACCCTGCGGCTCACCATCGGCAACTTCAAGGCCCTGCAGGCCAAGCTGGAGAAAGTTCACTGA
- the nup155 gene encoding nuclear pore complex protein Nup155 isoform X2 encodes MPSTLGPSSPAAALAEALESSGRLIDRHLQDDRCFPDLSELLNVPSHNMPSLSGGSDMDYPLQGPGLISVPNLPELSAVRRVPLPPELVEQFSHMQCNCMMGVFPEICRAWLTIDNDIFMWNYEDGGDVAYFDGLSETILSVGLVKPKAGIFQPHIHFLLVLATPVDVVILGLSFPKAQAGLNDSMSGGMQLLPDPLYSIPTDNTYLLAITSTDLGRIFLAGKDGCLYEVAYQAEAGWFSQRCKKINHSKSSLSFLVPSLLQFSFSEDDPVVQIAIDNSRNTLFTRSEKGVLQVYDLGVDGQGMSRVAAMSQSSIVAAAGNVARTIDRSVFKPIIQISVIDRSESSDCHLLAVTHAGVRLYFSTAPFAPPHAKQPGARPCLLALVHVRLPPGFSASSTLQKPAKVHKALHSKGVLLMAASETEDSDILWCINHDSFPFKKPLMEAQMMSNVDGHSWALCAIKEEKAPKISTPLNKDQVPLTDSPVVVQQHNVPPQKFVLLSAKGSHIFHKLRPVDQLRHLLVSGTGGESEEVERFFKLHREEQACATALIVACSSAACDREVSQWATRAFFRYGGEAQMRFPSAHSAPSNVGALFGSPVPGMMPQSVSTPYIPATPMPSAPITGMSSGPEVVFSGKHNGISVYFARIMGNIWDGSLAVEKTISKGNQAVSILESTASSSDLESVLLELRGLKDFLDKNSQFSPSSLGAASFSSPANLQQRLLGFMRPDGGASSQQVQQELQRKYHTEAQAYEKMSLQGIQQLVHRSCQTLALWKLLCDHQFSLIISELPMEFQDQMKGASFKDVVIRGRELTGALITALINVYIKDSASVDAISNHLRDICPLLYSSDDSVCSKANELLQGSRQIQTKIDKERTLRESLQLYQLISQHTDLPLVCSQYRQVRFYEGVLELCLTAADKKDPQRLGPHFYKNGEPEEDQAGALAFQERLSCYKCITDTMQELVNQSKAAPQSPSVPKQPGPPVMTSDPNMLSNEDATAHFEQVIGLAQRSQDELFHIALYNWLIQADLTDKLLEVNSPYLEEHLMHMIKQDQSKVRNMDLLWRYYEKSRSFGKAAHVLARLADMHSTEISLKQRLEYISRAILSAKSSSCISTQGAEGEFLHELEEKMEVVRIQVQIQETLSRRYSQHPSVQGAMSQLDSELMDITKLYGEFADHFRLSECKLAIIHCAGHSDPILVHSLWQEIMEKELGDSVAMSPADRMRALSLKLVSLGKIYAGTPRYFPLEFLVKFLEQEVCHLNWDVGFVTFTMQEIGVQLPRLLEVYDQLFKTRDPCWQRLKKPLHLVECIHVLLSGYVEDPSRVPTYDRRRFTNVCLDNICGYLVELQSLSPNSTLRLTIGNFKALQAKLEKVH; translated from the exons ATGCCGTCCACCTTGGGACCCAGCAGTCCTGCTGCTGCCCTTGCGGAAGCGCTGGAGAGCTCTGGCCGGCTCATAGACAGACACCTCCAGGATGACCGCTGCTTCCCTGACCTCTCAGAGCTTCTTAATGTCCCCTCACACA ACATGCCATCTTTGTCTGGGGGGTCGGACATGGACTACCCTCTTCAGGGACCTGGGCTGATCAGCGTACCAAACCTTCCTGAGCTCAGTGCAGTCCGAAGGGTTCCCCTACCCCCTGAGCTGGTGGAGCAATTCAGCC ATATGCAGTGCAATTGTATGATGGGAGTTTTTCCTGAAATCTGTCGAGCATGGCTCACCATTGACAACGATATCTTCATGTGGAATTATGAGGATGG GGGGGACGTTGCATATTTTGACGGACTCAGTGAAACCATCCTGTCCGTGGGGCTAGTCAAACCTAAAGCAG GGATTTTCCAGCCACACATCCACTTCCTGTTGGTCCTTGCCACTCCTGTGGATGTAGTGATCCTGGGGCTCAGCTTCCCTAAAGCTCAGGCAG GGTTGAATGACAGCATGTCTGGAGGGATGCAGTTACTACCAGACCCGCTGTACTCCATCCCCACAGACAACACCTACCTCCTGGCCATCACCTCCACCGACCTGGGCCGCATCTTCCTGGCAGGGAAAGATGGCTGCCTGTATGAGGTAGCCTACCAGGCCGAGGCAGGCTGGTTCAGCCAACGCTGTAAGAAGATTAACCACTCCAAAAGCAGCCTGTCCTTCCTAGTCCCCTCTCTGCTCCAGTTCTCCTTCTCTGAGGACG ACCCGGTAGTGCAGATTGCCATTGACAACTCCCGTAACACACTCTTCACCCGCTCAGAGAAGGGGGTTCTACAG GTGTATGATCTGGGTGTAGATGGGCAGGGTATGAGCCGTGTGGCGGCCATGTCACAGAGTTCCATCGTGGCTGCAGCAGGAAACGTTGCCAG GACCATAGATCGCTCTGTGTTTAAACCCATCATTCAGATCTCTGTGATAGACAGATCGGAGTCGTCCGACTGCCACCTGCTGGCTGTCACTCATGCAG GAGTGCGTCTCTACTTCAGCACCGCTCCCTTTGCCCCACCACATGCCAAGCAGCCAGGGGCACGCCCTTGTCTGCTTGCTCTGGTCCATGTCCGCCTGCCTCCAGGCTTCTCTGCGTCCTCCACCCTGCAGAAGCCTGCCAAGGTCCACAAGGCTCTGCACAGCAAAG GAGTTCTCCTGATGGCAGCGTCTGAGACTGAGGACAGTGACATCCTGTGGTGCATCAACCACGACTCCTTCCCCTTTAAGAAACCCCTGATGGAGGCTCAG ATGATGTCCAACGTAGATGGCCACTCCTGGGCGCTTTGTGCCATCAAGGAGGAGAAGGCACCTAAAATCTCTACCCCCCTGAATAAGGATCAAGTTCCCCTCACTGACTCTCCTGTCGTGGTGCAGCAACACAATGTCCCTCCGCAGAAATTTGTCCTTCTCTCTGCCAAG GGAAGTCACATCTTCCACAAGTTGCGGCCGGTGGACCAGCTGCGCCACCTACTGGTGAGCGGTACTGGTGGAGAGAGTGAAGAAGTCGAACGCTTCTTCAAACTGCACAGG GAGGAGCAGGCGTGTGCCACTGCTCTGATAGTAGCCTGTTCCAGTGCTGCCTGCGACAGAGAAGTGTCTCAGTGGGCAACCAGAGCCTTCTTTCGGTATGGAGGAGAGGCTCAGATGAGGTTCCCCTCGGCTCATTCTGCTCCTAGCAACGTCGGCGCTCTGTTCGGCTCTCCTGTACCAG GTATGATGCCCCAGAGTGTGTCTACGCCCTATATACCAGCCACGCCCATGCCCTCCGCCCCTATCACTGGCATGTCTTCTGGGCCAGAGGTGGTCTTCTCAGGGAAACACAATGGCATCAGTGTCTACTTCGCACGCATAATGGG TAATATCTGGGACGGGAGTCTTGCTGTTGAGAAGACCATCAGTAAAGGAAATCAGGCTGTCAGTATT ttGGAGAGCACAGCCAGCTCATCTGATCTGGAGTCAGTTCTTCTGGAGCTCCGTGGTCTGAAGGACTTCCTGGATAAGAACTCCCAGTTCAGCCCCTCGTCTCTGGGGGCAGCCAG TTTCAGCTCTCCAGCCAATCTGCAGCAGCGTCTGCTGGGCTTCATGCGGCCTGATGGAGGAGCCAGTTCTCAGCAGGTCCAGCAGGAACTCCAGAGGAAGTACCACA CCGAGGCTCAGGCCTATGAGAAGATGTCCCTGCAGGGTATCCAGCAGCTGGTGCATCGCTCCTGTCAGACCCTGGCACTGTGGAAGCTGCTGTGTGACCACCAGTTTAGCCTCATCATCTCTGAACTACCCATG GAGTTCCAGGACCAGATGAAGGGGGCGAGTTTTAAGGACGTGGTGATCCGGGGTCGAGAGCTGACCGGAGCTCTGATCACAGCCCTCATCAACGTCTACATCAAAGACTCCGCCTCTGTCGATGCCATCAGCAACCACCTTAGAGACATCTGTCCTTTGCTGTACAGCAGCGACGACAGCGTCTGCTCAAAG gCTAATGAGTTGCTGCAGGGCTCCAGACAGATCCAGACTAAGATCGATAAGGAGAGAACACTTAGAGAGTCACTACAACTCTACCAGTTGATCAGCCAACACACAGACCTGCCACTGGTCTGCTCCCAGTACAGACAGG tgcgTTTTTATGAGGGGGTGCTTGAGCTGTGCCTGACTGCAGCGGATAAGAAGGATCCTCAGAGGCTGGGACCTCACTTCTATAAGAACGGAGAACCAGAGGAGGACCAGGCTGGAGCACTGGCCTTCCAGGAGAG GTTGTCATGTTATAAGTGCATCACAGACACCATGCAGGAGCTGGTGAACCAGAGTAAAGCGGCTCCTCAGTCTCCCAGTGTCCCTAAGCAGCCAGGACCCCCTGTTATGACCTCTGACCCCAACATGCTGAGTAATGAGGATGCCACCGCCCAC TTTGAGCAGGTCATTGGTCTGGCCCAGAGGTCACAGGATGAACTCTTCCACATAGCCCTCTACAACTGGCTGATACAGGCTGACCTCACCGACAAGCTTCTAGAG gTGAACTCTCCATACCTGGAGGAACACCTGATGCACATGATCAAGCAGGACCAGAGTAAGGTGCGGAACATGGACCTGCTGTGGCGGTACTATGAGAAGAGCCGTAGCTTTGGCAAGGCAGCTCACGTCCTGGCCAGGCTCGCTGACATGCACAG tACTGAGATCTCCCTGAAGCAGAGGCTGGAGTACATCTCCAGGGCCATCCTGTCAGCCAAGAGCTCCTCCTGCATCTCTACTCAAGGAGCTGAAGGGGAGTTCCTGCATGAGCTGGAGGAGAAGATGGAG GTGGTGCGTATTCAGGTCCAGATCCAGGAGACTCTGAGCAGACGTTACTCCCAGCATCCCTCTGTACAGGGAGCCATGTCACAACTGGATTCCGAGCTTATGGACATCACCAAG ctgtatggagagttTGCAGATCACTTCCGGTTGTCTGAATGCAAACTGGCCATCATCCACTGTGCTGGTCACTCTGACCCCATCCTGGTGCACTCTCTGTGGCAGGAGATCATGGAGAAAG AGCTGGGTGACAGTGTGGCCATGAGTCCAGCTGACAGGATGAGAGCTCTGAGTCTCAAACTGGTGTCTCTGGGGAAAATCTACGCAGGAACACCCAGATACTTTCCACTAG AATTCCTGGTGAAGTTTTTGGAGCAGGAGGTGTGTCATCTGAATTGGGACGTGGGCTTTGTCACCTTCACCATGCAGGAGATAGGAGTACAGCTCCCCCGTCTGCTGGAGGTCTACGACCAACTCTTCAAGACACGG GATCCGTGTTGGCAGCGTCTGAAGAAACCTCTCCACCTAGTAGAGTGTATACATGTGCTGCTGTCAGGATACGTAGAGGACCCCAGCAGAGTACCAACATATGACCG ACGGCGGTTCACTAATGTGTGTCTGGATAACATCTGTGGTTACCTGGTGGAGCTGCAGTCCCTGAGTCCTAACTCTACCCTGCGGCTCACCATCGGCAACTTCAAGGCCCTGCAGGCCAAGCTGGAGAAAGTTCACTGA